AGGGCTTGTAGGTAGGAATGTTAAGAATATTAAAATTTTGGCTAACGGTAAGCTTACTAAGAAGGTTAATTTTGAAGTTTCTCGTATTTCAAAGTCTGCATCTGAACTTGTAGTAAAAGTGGGTTGTGGTGTTAAATTAATTTAGAATGGTAGTGGTATGAAAGATTTGTTTTTCAATTTGTTTAGTATTAAGGATTTAAGGACTAAGTTTTTATTTACTCTGTCTATTCTTTTTATTTTTAGGGTTGGTTCGTATTTGCCAATACCGGGAATAAATCCTGTGGCTCTTAGGAGTTATTTTAAGGCGCAGGCGGATTTTTCAATCACTAATTATTTTGATTTTTTTTCAGGCGGTGCTTTTAGTAATTTTTCTGTGTTTATGCTTGGTGTAGGTCCTTATATATCAGCCTCGATTATCATACAGCTTCTCGTTTATTCTTTCCCTTCTCTTAAGAGAGTGCAGGAGGGTGACGGAGGCAGGAAAAGGATTAAGAAATATACAAAATATTTAACGATTATCGCGGCTGTAGCCCAGGGGTATGCTACTAGTCTTTATGCTAGAAGTATTCCAGGTGCACTTAATATGCCTTTTAACAGATATATTTTTATTGCTATTTTGACGGTTACGGCAGGGACTTTTATACTTTTGTGGCTTGGTGAACAAGTCAATCAAAGGGGAATTGGGAATGGTGTGTCTTTGATAATTTTTTCAGGAATAGTAGTAAGACTGCAGGCGGCTTTGTTTAATTTGTTTCAGGGGATGAGAGACCCATCTCAAAATATTAATCCCGTTTTTGTGATATTGGTTTTAGGCGTTTTTGTTGTGGTAGTAGTGCTGATTGTATATGAGTATAAGGCACAAAGAAGAATTGCTATACACTATGCTAGAGCAAATTCAAGGAGTGCTGTGAGTTCATACTTGCCAATAAAACTTAATCCATCAGGTGTTTTACCTGTCATTTTTGCGTCTGTTCTCATTACTTTGCCCTTGCAGATTTTGAGTGGGTTTGCTGAAGCTTCTGCGCTTGCAAGACAGGTTTTGTCCTATTTAAGACCCAATGGACTTTATTATACTTTATTGAATGTAGTCTTAATAGTAGGGTTTACATATTTTTATTCAAAAATACAATTGAGTCCAAAAGATATAAGCAATAATATTAGGAAAAATGGAGGCACTATTCCAGGAATAAAGGCGGATGAAATGGAGGGTTATTTGGATGGTATCATGAATAGAACACTGTTTTCGGGTTCTATTTTTTTGTCTATTATTGCAATAATTCCATTTTTGGTGCAGACTATTTTCAGATTCCCGTATGATGTCTCAAGGATTATGGGTAGTTCTTCGTTGTTGATTATGGTGGGAGTAGCTCTTGATACGTTGATTCAGATTGATGCTTATTTAAAGACTCGGGGGGTATCTAGTGGAAATGATAAAAGGAGTGCTTTTTTACAAAAAATTTAGGGGTAGGTTATGAAAGTTAGGGTAAGTGTGAAGCCGATTTGTGAAAAATGTAAGGTAATAAAGAGGAAGGGTGTTTTAAGGATTATTTGTGATAACCTTAAGCACAAACAAAGGCAAAAATAAGGGGATATAATGGCTAGAATAGCAGGAATAGATTTACCTAATGATAAACAGCTTCAAATAGCTCTTACGTCTATTTATGGCATAGGAAGGGCTAGGGCTTTGGAGGTCTGCAGAAAGACAGATATTTCGCCAGATAAAAAGGCTAGGGATTTAGATAATAATGAAATTAATAAGCTTAGAAAGATAGTTGAAAGTGATTATGTTGTTGAAGGGAAGCTTAGAAGTGAGTTGGCTATGTCTATTAAGAGGCTTATGGATATTGCGTGTTATAGGGGGCTCAGGCATAGGAAAGGATTGCCTTTAAGGGGACAGAGAACTAAAACTAATGCGAGGACTAGGAAGGGCAAGCGAAGAACCGTGGCTAATAAGAAAATAGCTGCTAAGTAAGATTGTTTTGTTTATGGAGGGAGAAGATTGAGCGCAAAATTATCGACTAACAAAAAAAGAGTAAAGAGGACTATTGGAGAGGGTAATGTTTATATACAAGCTACTTTTAATAACACGATCGTAACTGTGTCGGACATAAAGGGTAATACTTTAGCTTGGGCAAGTGCTGGGGGGATGGGATTTAAGGGAGCTAAGAAATCGACTCCTTATGCTGCTCAGATGACTGCTGAGTCTGCTTTGGGCAAGGTCAAGGATTTTGGCATTAATTATGTAAATGTCTTTGTGAAAGGGCCAGGGATTGGTAGAGAGTCTGCTATACGTGCTGTTGGATCAACTGGTATGGTTGTGAAGTCAATCTCAGATGTAACTCCGATACCGCATAATGGGTGTAGACCTAAGAAAACGAGACGAGTTTAATTGGAGGAACTAACTAATGTCTTTAGATAAACTTTTGAAAGATTTTACTATACCTGATAGAATTGAGTTTTTAAGGGGAGAGGACGATGGTTCCTATGGGAAATTCGTAATATATCCTTTTGAGAAAGGGTTTGGCGTTACCATTGGAAATACTTTGAGGCGTGTTTTGTTGTCTTCTATTGAGGGATACGCTATATCTGCTATGCGAATTCAATCCAACCAGGGGGGATCTTCGAGGGCTGTTTCAAGTGAGTTTGATTTAATACCTGGAGTTGTGGAAGATACGCTTGAAGTAATTGCTAATATTAAAAATATCCATTTAAAGTTAGATAAGGGGATTAATAGTACGGTTATAAGCTTTTCTGTTAATGGTAGGGATACTAACGTTTTAAAGGCTTCTGATTTTGAAAGAGAGGGTGTTGAGGTATTGAATAAAGATTTGGTCATTGCTACGCTTTCAGGTGATGCAAGTTTGGATTTTGAGTTTCAAGTTAATTATGGGAGAGGCTATGTTTCTTCTGAACACAATGCTAAGTATTTGGAAGAAGTTAATACTATTGCACTTGATTCTATATTTTCTCCAATAGAAAAGGTGTCGTACTCTATTGAGGACACTAGAGTAGGGCAACGATCTGATTATGATAAGCTCATTATGGAAATATGGACAACGGGTGTGATTAGTGCTAATGATGCTATAAGGAAGGCTGCTTCTGTCGTGCGAGAGTTTTTACTTCCATTGGTAAATTTCGAGGATAAGATTGTTCAATCGCTTGAGGATTCTGAATTGAAAGATTCTGATTTGCTTAGTATGAGTGTCAAGAAGTTAGATTTATCTGTTAGATCCTTAAATTGTTTGACTAAGGAAAATGTTAAAACTTTGGGAGAGCTCATTAGTAAGACTTCGGAAGAACTTTCAAAAGCAAGAAACTTTGGGAAAAAAAGTTTAGAAGAAATAATTGAAAAGCTTAGTGTTTATGGGTTATTTTTAGGGATGGCTAAGACAGAGGCTATTAAAGTATTAAACAAAAACGATAAAATATCTAAGTAAGAGGAAACTGTTTCATATGAAGACCAGAGTAGGATTTAATAGATTAGACAGGAAGTCAAGCCACAGGAAGGCGCTTTTGAGGAATATGGTAATTTCTCTTTTTAGGCACGAAAGGATAACTTCTACCAAAGTTAAGTTGGGTGAAGTCAAAAGATTTGCTGAGAAATTAATTACTAGAGCGAAGGTAGATAGCGTGCATAACAGGAGAGAAGTTTCAAAGTTTATACACGACAAGTATATTCTTAATAAGTTATTTGTCAATATATCCCCCATTTTTAAAGAAAGAAAGGGCGGTTATACTAGGGTTATTAAACTAGGGCGTAGATATGGGGATGCTGCTGAGATGGCTATTCTTGAGCTAGTTGATAAAACCTTGGAAGAAAAGTAATAGTCTTTACATATTAGGTATTTCCTTTTTAAGGAGTTATATTTAGTTAGTTTAGAGGATAAGGGGTAGGCTGTATGTTGTATGTTACTTTTTCTTCTATTCTTGCTGTCGTTGTAGGCGTTGTATTAGGGTTTGCGATAAGAGTTGTTTTAGATAGGATTTCTTTATTAAATTTAGGTAAGAAGCTAGAGAAGATAAAAGAAGAAGCAATTTTAGAGATAGACAATGAAAAAAAGCAGATTGTTTCGAATGCAAAAGCTCAGATGCTTAAAGAAAAGAATCAGCAGGATAAGGAAATAAGAGAACGAAGGAATGAGATTTTTAACTTAGAAAAAAGGTTATTACAGAGAGAGGAGACGCTGGACAAGAGAATGTCTGCTCTTGATAAGCAACAGAGTAGGATTGATTCTAGAGTTAAGGAATTTGAACAAAAAGAAAAGACGATACGAGAAAAAGAGGTTTCTTTGGTTAAGAAATTAGAAAATATTTCTGGCTTAACGAAGGAAGAAGCAAAAAAGATCGTCATTGAGAGAGTTGAAAATGAGGCTAAAAGAGATGCCCAGATTATTATCAATAAAAGTGAGCAGGAGGCACAGCTTTTAGCAGATAAGCTTTCAAAGGATATATTGGTTTCTACCATGCAGCGCATGGTTACAGAGGTTAGCTCTGAATTTACTATCGCTTCTGTTGCATTACCTGGCGATGAGATGAAAGGCAGGATAATTGGTAAGGAGGGGCGCAATATTAGGGTACTTGAAACATTAATAGGGGCGGATATCATTATTGATGATACTCCTGAAGCTGTTGTTATATCTTGTTTTAATCCAGTAAGGAAGGAAATAGCTAAAAGAACTCTTGAACGACTTATTACAGATGGAAGAATTCACCCTGCAAGAATTGAAGAAGTTGTACATAGTGTTACTAATGAAATAAATAATATTATTCTTGAAGAAGGGGAGAAAGTAGTATTTGATTTGAATATTCATGGACTTGATAAGAGGCTTATTAGGGGGCTTGGTAGGCTTTACTTTAGAAGTAGCTATGGGCAAAATGTTTTAAGTCACTCAAAAGAAACAGCAATAATAGGTGAAATTCTAGCTAAAGAGATGAAATTGGATCCTGTTGTTGTAAAGAGAGCATGTCTTTTGCATGACATTGGTAAGGGCATGGAAAGTATTTCCGAAAATAGTGAGGGGCATGCTATTACGGGAGCTGAGCTTGCGCAAAGCTGTGGAGAGAGTGATATTGTTGTTAATGCTATTGCTGCCCATCATAATGAAATAAAACCGGAGAGCCTTGAGGCTATTGTTGTTCAAATAGCAGATGCTATTTCTGCATCTCGTCCCGGTGCAAGACGTGAAAGTTTGAATAATTATATAAACAGGCTGAAAAGACTAGAAGAAATTGCTTATGGATTTGAGGGCGTTCAAAAATGTTATGCAATTCAGGCTGGGCGTGAAGTTAGGATTATTGTTGATAATTTATTGGTTAATGATGAGAAAGCCACTGTGCTTGCAAGGAACATTGCAAAGAAAATAGAAGTTGAGATGAGATATCCTGGTAAAATTAAAGTTACTATTATTCGAGAAACCAGAGTTATTGAATATGCAAGATAGTGACATTATTAGAACTTTAATAATTGGGGACATAATAGGTGATTCGGGGTTGAAAAAGGTTTTTTTTAACCTCAAGATCCTTAAAGATAAATATAACGTAGATCTCGTTATTGCTAATGGGGAAAATTCATCTGGTGGGTTTGGAATTACCACAGAGATAGCGGATAATCTTTTTAAAGCTGGTGTTAATGTTGTTACTACAGGTAATCATGTCTATTCTGACTATAGTATAAAAGAATATTTAAATAAGCAGAAATGTATTTTAAGACCAAATAATTTTTCAGATTTACTTGAAGGGCATGGCTATTGTATTTTAAGTGTCAGAAATGAAAAGGTTGCTGTTGTAAATATTCAAGGGTTTTTAGGGATGACTTTTATTGTTAAAAACCCTTTTGAAAATATAAAGAAGTTTGTAAATATGATCGGGAATAAGGTCAAAACTATTTTTGTTGATTTTCATGCTGAGAGTAATTATGAAAAAGAGAGCTTTGGATATTTCTTAGATGGGCTTGTCACGGGAGTTGTTGGCACTCACACGCACATAATGACTCAAGACGAGAGAATTTTAGAAAAGGGAACTGCTTATATTAGTGATCTTGGTATGACAGGTAGTTTAAATTCTGTAATAGGATTTAGTCCGGAAATTTCTCTTAAGGGGTTGCTTGAATATGTATCCTTACGGACAGAGGTTGTTGAGGATAATGTGATTATACAAGGGGTTGTTATTACTTCTGATATAAAGACAGGACGTGCTTTAAAGATTGAGAGAATACAGAGATAGTTTACTTAATTTACTTTGTCAAAGTTACCCTAATTTGACAAGAGATGAGTTAAGAATATTAATTTTGACTGGAAGTGTGTATGTCAATTCGCATAAAGAGCTCAACCCTAAGGTTTTGCTGGTAAAGAGTAGTGCAATAAGTTTAATACGAGCCGAGTCTAATCAGTTTGTGTCAAGAGGAGGAGGTAAACTTTTAGAAGCATTGGAATCGTTTGAAATTTCAGTTCAAGGTAAAATCTGTGTTGATGTTGGAGCTTCAACAGGTGGGTTTACGGATTGTCTTTTGCAAAAAGGAGCCTTGTTGGTTTATGCTGTTGATGTTGGATTTAATCAGCTTTCTTATAAATTGCGAGTTGATCCAAGGGTTAGAGTTTATGAGAAGACTAATATATTTGATATTAAAAAATTTGACATATCTCCCAACTTAGCTGTTGTTGATGTTTCTTTCAGGTCTGCGGTTGGCGTATGCGTAGATTTGATTAATAAGCTTTCTGATGGGTTTATCATTGCTCTTATTAAGCCTCAGTTTGAACTTAAAGAATTGGATTTAGACATAAAAGATTTTAGTGGCGTGGTTGATACTAGATATTTGACTAAAATATTAGACAAGGTAATTAGGAAATTTCATGACAACAACTTACAAGTTAAAAACATTCTGAAACTTGAAATCAAGGGAAGAAAGGGAAATCAAGAATTTATGTTTTTAATTACTAATAACGACGTATCAGGACTTAGCCAGTCTCTTGAATTGCTTCAAAGTATTAATGATTGATACTTTTAAAATGTTTTCTTATCTAGAATGCCCGAGAAATTTAAGTTTAAATCTTCAAGTATTATTGGATTATTTTCAATTCTTAAGGTTATTCCATTAATGCCTTGGATTTCAAGGCATGTTAAGATGATTTGGTTTACTTGGTTGATTGTTCCCTCTACTCCAAAGCTATTTTCATAAAATTCCTTAGATAGGTTGATGTGAGCAATGCCGTCACTTATGCTTAAATTCAATATTTTAGTATTAATAGGAATTAAACTTAGATAGTTATTTTTAAGTTCATATTCATTCGGACCGTTAATAAGTGCTTTTAGTGTCTCTTCAAGAATATTTTTGTCATAGTGAATAGTTCTTTTAATGTCTTGCTTTAAAAAATGCCCCTCAGTAGTAACTTTTATGAAGTACAGCTTAACCACTTTTTTCTTTTTTGAAAGTTTTTGTTGTTGGTGCTTAAATTCTTCTTCAATTTTTTGTATCTCAGGAGGTTTGATTAAAAATTTTTCATCACTAAGTATCTTAACAGTTTCTCTTTTTGTATTATCTAGCTCGGCCTCTATTACTTTGCTAGGTTTTGATGAATCAAATTCAAAGTTTTCATAACCAGCAATTCTATCATTAAATATGTTCTTAATTAATGAATTCTTAACTATTAGTAACAAACAAAGGCCCGTAGCAAAAATGGCAAACAGGACCAGGAACACATCCGTTTTGCTAAGACTACCTCTTCTGCGTCTAACCCTTTTCTTCCTCTTCTTCACCTGATATCCGTCCATAATTGGCATAAACATGCAATATTTGATATTATAGTGGATATAGCTATATAGAAAAAGAGGCAAATTATTTTTGATTAATTCTAGGAAACAAGACTATTGTAGTGTTTTTATTGTAGGCAGACCAAATGTTGGGAAATCCACTTTGTTTAATAAGCTTTTAAATTCAAAGAGAAGCATTACTGATGAAACTTATGGAGTTACCAGAGATTTGATTAAAGAGATTTGCGAGGTTGATTCTTGTAAATTCTATTTGGTGGATACTGGCGGATTTACCCTTTTGAGGGATGAAATTAGCAAGATTGTGGTTGATAAGGTTATAAACTCGCTTGATGGTGCTGATTTGATTTTGCTTGTGTTAGATGTCAATGAAATGCTAGCAGAAGATTATGAGCTTATTGAAAGACTGAGGAAATATAGTGATAAGATAGTCTTAGTATTAAATAAAATAGATGGGCAGAGTAAGGAATCTTTGGCTTATGAGTTTCAAAAATTGGGATTTAAGAAGAGATTTTTAGTTAGTGCGGCTCGTGGAAAAGGTATTAATTATTTAAGGGGATTTTTAAGAGATTCAATTGGTAAATTATCGAGTGGTGATGAAAGTGACGAAAATATTGATATTAAAATCGGTATTATAGGTAAGCCAAATTCAGGCAAGTCCACTCTTATTAACTTTTTATCAGGACATGAGGTCTCTATTGTTTCTCATGAAGCAGGGACTACAAGAGATTTTGTTAAGACGAAATTTAAAAGAGATGGAAAGACGTTCGAAATTATTGACACAGCTGGAATAAGGAGAAGATCAAGGGTAGATGAACTTATTGAGCGTTATTCTGTAAGTAGAGCTTTAAGAGTGATTGATAGGGTAGATGTTGTCTTTTTATTAATTGATACTAATGAGGACTTAACAGCTCAAGATAAGAAAATTGCTCACTATGCAACTAAGAAGGGAAAGGGCATTGTAATTGTATTTACCAAGTGGGATTGTGTAGAGGTCAAGAAAGGTTATTTTGAAGCCGTAAAGGATCGTGTTAATTTCTTTTTTCCGATTTTAAACTTTGCTCCCATATTAAGAATATCCGTTCATGGGAGGATAGGTTTGGATAGTCTTTTTAAGGAAGCAATTAAATTAAGAAAACAACTTGAACTTAAGGTCAATACTGCTGATTTGAATAAAATGTTAAATTTGTGGATTAAGGATTACCACCTAAATATCACGCACAAGGTAAAGTACATAACTCAGGTTAGTGTTAATCCCATCAAGTTTGTTTTATTTGCTAATAAAATTACTAATTTCCCAAATTCTTACTATAATTATTTAATAAATAATATTCGTAAAATTGGGTATGCAAATATTCCGATTCTAATGGAAATTAGAGAAAGGGCAAGAAGCTCAAGGTGAAATATATACTTTTATTCTTAATCGCTAGCAGTCTTAATTTTCTAGCATATGGGAGTTTTTTCTATGATCCTACCGTTAGAGCAAACTACTCGCAATATTTTAGCTCAAGCAATATTTCAGAAAGGATCAAACCCCACAAGCACTACACTACGAATGGTTATTATGTTGAGGTTTCAAGTTCAACAAAGGGAAATTACGTTTACTATTCTTTTTTCCGCCGCAAAGACGGGTTATCCTATATTTTGCCGGGTTCTTATGTAGTTAAAGTTGGAAAGGATGGAATTGATCAGATAAAAATATTTTTTATACACAGGGCGGATACTTTTATTAGAATAAAACCAAGCGGTTCGCATTCTAGTGCCGACTTTTATTTAATAAATACTTTAATACACAAAGAGGTCAAATTGCCTTTCAAGATTATGGATATTGCTACTGGTTCTTTCCTAGAGATAGCTAAATATGTCAGCAGTTTTATTGACTTGAAATTTTTTGATCCTCAATATATTGAAGTCTATGAGAATGTTTCCAGCATGGTTGATAAGTTTAGAACATTCCTAAGGAGTTCTTCGATTGCTGAGGTTCCTGATGGTGCAATGAGTGAGCTGGGAGAGATGGTGTATATTAAGACAGGAAAACCTCAAGGAGAGGTTGAGGGATTTAATTGCTCTGGGTTTGGGAAATGGGTAGCTGATTCAATTTATAAGACAATGACAAAAGAGCTTTTAAAAATAGAAGATCTTAAAGTCAGGCACATTGGAGTTAGGGGTAATAGTTTTACTGAGAAGTATGAGTTTAGTAGGGATTTGTTCTTTGGACTTGACTGGACCCGTAATATTGGATATAGGCTTAAAAATATTAATGCTGGCTTGGATTTAACTAGAATTAAAGAAAATGATGTAAACAATGTTAGCTTTTTAAAATACATTGAAAATCGTGGGTATGAGATTGATAATTTGGATTTTATTCTTTATTATCTAACTTTGAGTGAACCTGGTTATATATACTTTGGTTCTGTTAATACAACAATGAAAGGGGCATCTGGGAAGGTATTTCATAAACATGTTGTTGTTTTGTTTCCATTTATTGATAAAGAATCGATTTTTAGAACCTCTGTGATGGAGGTTAACAGTGAAACTTCAATTAAATCACTTAGGAAAAGATACCCGGATTCGTATATCCATCTAGTTAGGGCAAAAGCTATGAAGGATGTGACTGTAGTTCCAATATCAAAGAGGACGAATAATTAGCTATTATGATAAAAGCTGTAGTATTTGATCTTGATGGGACTCTTTATCCTGAGATTGATATGAACTTGGCAATGTTACCTGAATTTTTAGGAAATATTAGGTTTTTTTTTGCTTTCAAAAGGGTAAGAAAGGAAATAAGAGTTTTACAAAGAGAAAAGAGTGAGCCTTCTAGTAGGGATAAATTAATGTCTATGCAGATTGAAATGCTTGCTGCGCGTTTGGGATTCAGCACGAGCAGGTGTGAATTTTTATTAAATAAGATTTATTATGGGGAGGCTTTTGGGAGCAAATTTAAAAGATTTAAGCCTTATTCTGGTGTACGTGATTTAATTTATTCTCTTAAAAATAGGGGAGTAAAACTGGGTGTGATGTCAGATTTTCCAATTGCAAACCGTGTAAGCAATCTGTTAGGCATTAAGGACGGATTTTGGGATATTCTTTATTCATCAGAAGATACTGGGTATTTAAAGCCGAGCAAAATGGCTTTCTTAAGGATTATGTATGAACTTGGTATACAAGGTAAGCATATCTTATATGTTGGGAATTCTTATGAGTATGATATTTTGGGTGCTGGTGGTGCTTTAATGAGAACAGCTTATTTGTCTGAGAAGAAATTATCAAATAACATGAAATGTGATTTTATTTTTAGTAACTATAAGGAGTTGCAAAAATATATACTTTTAAATATGTAGATGGGTAAAATATTTTATGATAGATTTTGTAACCATTCTGGTTAATCTTTTATTGGTGTTTATAATTTTATTTATCTATAGACAGTATGATAGGCGTTCAAGAGCCCTAGATAAGATTAAAAAATTTGTTGATATTGCCAAGGACAATCTTGAAGATTTTATTGAAGAGAAGACGAAAGAAATCAGTAACCTTGCTGTTGACATGGAAGCTTATCAGCGTTCTAGCATAGAGATTATAAAAAAAATAGATGAAGTACAACAAAAAATTAAAAATAAAAGCAATGATTTTGCGGAAGTGGAGAAAAAGATTGCTTATCATGACTCTATGCTTAAAGAGCTAGATGATATGACTCTTAAAGTACAAGATAATATACAAAGACTTCAAGTTGATGGAAAAATCGTAGATAAGCTTTCAAAGACTTTAAAGTATTTTAATACTCAGATTGATTCTGTTGATTCTAGGCTGGGTGCGGTTTTTGAAAAATTCGATAAGACAAATAAGGAAAATCTTGAGGCGATTAAGATTGAAAGTTGGGAAAAGTTTAACAATACCGTTGAAGAACTAAGTTTGAGAATGAATAATTTAGAGCAAGATATTATGTCTTATCAGAAGTCTTTAGGAATTATTGAGGAGAGGAAGAGTGAAATTTTAGATAAAGGTAATGAGAAGCTTGATAATGAGTTTAAGGAATTTTTATTCAAGCTTGAATCTAATATGGACAGTTATAACAGGTCAATAGAAGAATCTTTGAGTGTGTATGAGGACAAATATAAATCAATAGAGAATTCTATTGAGCTTATACTTGAGAAGGCAAAAACTAAAATTAATGATAGGGAAGACTTTATTTTAACCAGATTAAATGAGGAACTACAAGCAAAGTTTGATGGAGTATTTGTGTATGTCAATGAACGTTCTGTGCAGATGAAAGATAAACTTGAAGATAAGCTTATGTTAATAGATAACGAAATTTCTTCTGTAAGTTCTGTTTTTAAGGATAATGCTTATTCTAGGTTAAATTCTATTGAAGAGACCATTAAACAAGAAATAAGACAATATGAAGAACAAGTTGCGGATATCTTTGATCAATTTAGGGTTCAGATTGAATCTAATGTAGGGGGAATTTATAAAGAGTATGATAACAAGATAAATCAGTTTAACAGTGATATAAGAGAGAGAATAGAGCTTAGCCTAGATAACGCTAATTCTAGAATGGAAAGTGTAGAGACAAATGTTAAGACGTTGTTAGACGACCTTGAGGAAGATTCTAATAAAATATATGTTGATTTCAAGACAAAGGTAGAAGGAGATATTGATAAGTTTAGTGAGAGTATATTTTCAAGAATGAATAGTACTGGGAGTGAATTGGAAACAAAGATTTCAAGTATTGAGGGAGATGTTCAAGATAAGATACTTAAGTTGGGAAATGACTTGTACGCAGATCTTAAAAGGATCAACGATAGACTTGTTAGTGATTATTCTTACT
This is a stretch of genomic DNA from Borrelia sp. P9F1. It encodes these proteins:
- the secY gene encoding preprotein translocase subunit SecY — translated: MKDLFFNLFSIKDLRTKFLFTLSILFIFRVGSYLPIPGINPVALRSYFKAQADFSITNYFDFFSGGAFSNFSVFMLGVGPYISASIIIQLLVYSFPSLKRVQEGDGGRKRIKKYTKYLTIIAAVAQGYATSLYARSIPGALNMPFNRYIFIAILTVTAGTFILLWLGEQVNQRGIGNGVSLIIFSGIVVRLQAALFNLFQGMRDPSQNINPVFVILVLGVFVVVVVLIVYEYKAQRRIAIHYARANSRSAVSSYLPIKLNPSGVLPVIFASVLITLPLQILSGFAEASALARQVLSYLRPNGLYYTLLNVVLIVGFTYFYSKIQLSPKDISNNIRKNGGTIPGIKADEMEGYLDGIMNRTLFSGSIFLSIIAIIPFLVQTIFRFPYDVSRIMGSSSLLIMVGVALDTLIQIDAYLKTRGVSSGNDKRSAFLQKI
- the rpmJ gene encoding 50S ribosomal protein L36, translating into MKVRVSVKPICEKCKVIKRKGVLRIICDNLKHKQRQK
- the rpsM gene encoding 30S ribosomal protein S13; this encodes MARIAGIDLPNDKQLQIALTSIYGIGRARALEVCRKTDISPDKKARDLDNNEINKLRKIVESDYVVEGKLRSELAMSIKRLMDIACYRGLRHRKGLPLRGQRTKTNARTRKGKRRTVANKKIAAK
- the rpsK gene encoding 30S ribosomal protein S11, yielding MSAKLSTNKKRVKRTIGEGNVYIQATFNNTIVTVSDIKGNTLAWASAGGMGFKGAKKSTPYAAQMTAESALGKVKDFGINYVNVFVKGPGIGRESAIRAVGSTGMVVKSISDVTPIPHNGCRPKKTRRV
- a CDS encoding DNA-directed RNA polymerase subunit alpha; this encodes MSLDKLLKDFTIPDRIEFLRGEDDGSYGKFVIYPFEKGFGVTIGNTLRRVLLSSIEGYAISAMRIQSNQGGSSRAVSSEFDLIPGVVEDTLEVIANIKNIHLKLDKGINSTVISFSVNGRDTNVLKASDFEREGVEVLNKDLVIATLSGDASLDFEFQVNYGRGYVSSEHNAKYLEEVNTIALDSIFSPIEKVSYSIEDTRVGQRSDYDKLIMEIWTTGVISANDAIRKAASVVREFLLPLVNFEDKIVQSLEDSELKDSDLLSMSVKKLDLSVRSLNCLTKENVKTLGELISKTSEELSKARNFGKKSLEEIIEKLSVYGLFLGMAKTEAIKVLNKNDKISK
- the rplQ gene encoding 50S ribosomal protein L17 — translated: MKTRVGFNRLDRKSSHRKALLRNMVISLFRHERITSTKVKLGEVKRFAEKLITRAKVDSVHNRREVSKFIHDKYILNKLFVNISPIFKERKGGYTRVIKLGRRYGDAAEMAILELVDKTLEEK
- the rny gene encoding ribonuclease Y; this encodes MLYVTFSSILAVVVGVVLGFAIRVVLDRISLLNLGKKLEKIKEEAILEIDNEKKQIVSNAKAQMLKEKNQQDKEIRERRNEIFNLEKRLLQREETLDKRMSALDKQQSRIDSRVKEFEQKEKTIREKEVSLVKKLENISGLTKEEAKKIVIERVENEAKRDAQIIINKSEQEAQLLADKLSKDILVSTMQRMVTEVSSEFTIASVALPGDEMKGRIIGKEGRNIRVLETLIGADIIIDDTPEAVVISCFNPVRKEIAKRTLERLITDGRIHPARIEEVVHSVTNEINNIILEEGEKVVFDLNIHGLDKRLIRGLGRLYFRSSYGQNVLSHSKETAIIGEILAKEMKLDPVVVKRACLLHDIGKGMESISENSEGHAITGAELAQSCGESDIVVNAIAAHHNEIKPESLEAIVVQIADAISASRPGARRESLNNYINRLKRLEEIAYGFEGVQKCYAIQAGREVRIIVDNLLVNDEKATVLARNIAKKIEVEMRYPGKIKVTIIRETRVIEYAR
- a CDS encoding TIGR00282 family metallophosphoesterase is translated as MQDSDIIRTLIIGDIIGDSGLKKVFFNLKILKDKYNVDLVIANGENSSGGFGITTEIADNLFKAGVNVVTTGNHVYSDYSIKEYLNKQKCILRPNNFSDLLEGHGYCILSVRNEKVAVVNIQGFLGMTFIVKNPFENIKKFVNMIGNKVKTIFVDFHAESNYEKESFGYFLDGLVTGVVGTHTHIMTQDERILEKGTAYISDLGMTGSLNSVIGFSPEISLKGLLEYVSLRTEVVEDNVIIQGVVITSDIKTGRALKIERIQR
- a CDS encoding TlyA family RNA methyltransferase, whose protein sequence is MREYRDSLLNLLCQSYPNLTRDELRILILTGSVYVNSHKELNPKVLLVKSSAISLIRAESNQFVSRGGGKLLEALESFEISVQGKICVDVGASTGGFTDCLLQKGALLVYAVDVGFNQLSYKLRVDPRVRVYEKTNIFDIKKFDISPNLAVVDVSFRSAVGVCVDLINKLSDGFIIALIKPQFELKELDLDIKDFSGVVDTRYLTKILDKVIRKFHDNNLQVKNILKLEIKGRKGNQEFMFLITNNDVSGLSQSLELLQSIND
- a CDS encoding GerMN domain-containing protein, encoding MPIMDGYQVKKRKKRVRRRRGSLSKTDVFLVLFAIFATGLCLLLIVKNSLIKNIFNDRIAGYENFEFDSSKPSKVIEAELDNTKRETVKILSDEKFLIKPPEIQKIEEEFKHQQQKLSKKKKVVKLYFIKVTTEGHFLKQDIKRTIHYDKNILEETLKALINGPNEYELKNNYLSLIPINTKILNLSISDGIAHINLSKEFYENSFGVEGTINQVNQIILTCLEIQGINGITLRIENNPIILEDLNLNFSGILDKKTF